The uncultured Hyphomonas sp. genome includes a window with the following:
- the pyk gene encoding pyruvate kinase, producing the protein MTEKPLLGENAKIVATLGPGSRSPKEVVALAYAGVDVFRLNFSHGEHAAHLEALQAVRAAEAKTGRPLAVLADLQGPKVRVGKFPDGSLRLGFRKEYDIVAAEESADENTIPVPHAEIVGILEEGDTILVDDGKLILTVTEAGKTPKVRAEVPGKLSDKKGFTVRGKPLPVRALTEKDRADLDFALEIGVDIVALSFVQSVSDVEEVKAIIAGRAPLVSKLEKPAAITNLEAIVEASDAVMVARGDLGVEFAPEDVPVIQRRIVRVARSRGRPVIVATQMLESMIENAAPTRAEASDVATAIYQGADAVMLSAETAVGRHPATAVAIMSRIIRATESAEDYRQSIAQFAGTEAEASAVDVVAATAQAMASAEGAGALALRTGAFDRLARFSRVRGPAPILYGSLDDRRLRQACLLWGVHPQRLNAGATYWYRDLMEAAGLKGRVAYARWSGDEARFAWEVGVGKGEDGKPITGV; encoded by the coding sequence ATGACAGAGAAGCCTCTTCTGGGGGAAAACGCGAAGATTGTCGCAACGCTTGGCCCGGGCAGCCGTTCTCCGAAAGAGGTGGTGGCACTGGCCTATGCGGGGGTGGACGTCTTTCGCCTGAACTTCAGCCATGGCGAGCACGCCGCTCACCTCGAAGCGCTTCAGGCTGTGCGCGCTGCAGAGGCAAAAACCGGCCGGCCGCTGGCCGTTCTGGCAGACCTGCAGGGGCCGAAAGTCCGCGTTGGGAAGTTTCCGGACGGGAGTCTGCGTCTCGGCTTCCGGAAAGAATACGACATCGTGGCGGCCGAAGAGAGCGCTGACGAGAACACGATCCCGGTGCCGCACGCGGAGATCGTCGGGATTCTCGAAGAAGGTGACACGATCCTCGTCGATGACGGGAAGCTGATCCTGACGGTGACAGAGGCGGGGAAAACGCCGAAGGTCCGGGCGGAAGTACCGGGCAAGCTTTCCGACAAGAAGGGCTTTACTGTTCGCGGTAAACCGCTCCCCGTTCGTGCACTGACAGAAAAGGATCGGGCTGATCTGGATTTCGCTTTGGAGATCGGCGTCGACATCGTTGCGCTCTCTTTTGTGCAGAGCGTCTCAGACGTTGAAGAAGTGAAAGCCATCATTGCCGGGCGCGCGCCGCTGGTCTCCAAACTGGAAAAGCCCGCGGCGATCACAAATCTGGAAGCCATCGTGGAGGCATCCGACGCGGTCATGGTTGCGCGGGGTGACCTCGGGGTTGAGTTTGCACCGGAAGATGTGCCGGTCATCCAGCGCCGGATTGTGCGGGTGGCGCGATCGCGCGGGCGTCCGGTCATCGTCGCGACGCAAATGCTGGAATCCATGATCGAGAATGCGGCGCCCACCCGGGCGGAAGCTTCTGATGTGGCAACAGCGATCTATCAGGGCGCCGATGCCGTGATGCTGTCGGCAGAGACGGCTGTGGGCCGGCACCCGGCGACCGCTGTGGCCATCATGTCCAGGATCATACGCGCAACGGAATCCGCAGAAGACTATCGCCAGTCCATTGCTCAGTTCGCCGGTACAGAGGCCGAAGCATCAGCTGTGGATGTCGTGGCAGCAACCGCTCAGGCGATGGCCTCTGCTGAAGGGGCGGGCGCGCTTGCGCTCAGAACCGGCGCGTTTGACCGGCTGGCCAGATTCTCCCGTGTGCGTGGCCCGGCACCGATCCTGTACGGTTCGCTGGATGACCGACGCTTGCGGCAAGCCTGCTTGCTGTGGGGCGTGCATCCGCAGCGCCTCAACGCCGGCGCGACCTATTGGTATCGTGACCTCATGGAGGCTGCCGGCCTCAAGGGCCGTGTCGCCTATGCGCGCTGGTCCGGGGATGAGGCGCGTTTCGCCTGGGAAGTCGGCGTCGGCAAGGGCGAAGACGGAAAGCCGATCACTGGCGTATGA
- a CDS encoding TIGR02281 family clan AA aspartic protease, with amino-acid sequence MYARHILPMLAAALLIAATAVFFVVPKTDAMGGATPAAASLTNSAPTDVSTRPRANFDKAAIISREADGHYWTRADVQGTDVRFMVDTGASIIALTLHDAQRIGLNPAELEFDNEVRTAGGLTKGAYIVLDRVRIGRVEMEDVSAMVLKEGLEQSLLGMSFLGELYSYEFKGDTLIIRQ; translated from the coding sequence ATGTACGCCCGACATATCTTGCCCATGCTCGCCGCCGCGCTTCTGATCGCTGCGACCGCGGTCTTTTTCGTCGTCCCGAAAACAGATGCCATGGGCGGCGCAACACCGGCAGCCGCGTCACTGACCAATTCTGCCCCCACGGACGTCAGCACACGCCCAAGGGCAAACTTCGACAAGGCCGCGATCATCAGCCGCGAAGCGGATGGTCATTACTGGACCCGGGCAGATGTGCAGGGAACCGATGTCAGGTTCATGGTGGATACAGGCGCCAGCATCATTGCCCTGACACTGCACGATGCCCAGAGGATCGGCCTCAATCCGGCAGAGCTGGAATTTGACAATGAGGTGCGCACCGCCGGTGGCCTGACCAAAGGGGCCTACATCGTGCTGGACCGGGTGCGTATTGGCCGCGTCGAGATGGAAGACGTCAGCGCCATGGTGCTGAAAGAGGGATTGGAGCAATCCCTGCTCGGCATGAGTTTCCTCGGCGAACTCTATTCCTACGAGTTCAAAGGCGACACGCTGATCATACGCCAGTGA
- a CDS encoding DUF1289 domain-containing protein, with protein MSREPIKSPCINVCAVDASTGWCLGCGRTLKEIGQWVAMGETGRESVLCELPDRIGKLEALGKR; from the coding sequence ATGTCTCGCGAACCGATAAAGTCCCCATGTATCAACGTGTGCGCAGTTGACGCCTCAACAGGCTGGTGCCTAGGCTGCGGCCGCACGTTGAAAGAAATTGGCCAATGGGTCGCCATGGGGGAAACTGGCCGCGAAAGCGTTCTCTGCGAACTGCCTGACCGGATCGGCAAACTGGAGGCTCTGGGGAAGCGCTGA
- a CDS encoding nicotinate-nucleotide--dimethylbenzimidazole phosphoribosyltransferase, translating to MPEPVREGSPLADVRALIMSAPPPATEPGKQVREALLGMGREGDFGRLGEAAEWLANWQNRYPPRIEKPTLAIFAGSHGIVEEGVSMSSNSDTQAHVDALREGRAPLSAIATQAGASIRVFELALDKPTPSIAETAAMSEKECAATIAYGFEATEDHPDLLALAVAGAGVGTAAAAVACALYGGSPDYWVRPSSQTTATLARKRIDLVSRALTLHRGHLSDPLEALRCLGGRELAACVGAIIAARHQGIPVVLDGFATTIAAGVVHAIDPKAISHCLASHITRRPAHEAALERLGLKPLMQMEFQTGGGLGSASAIGLLKTACAPFIAEPAST from the coding sequence GTGCCAGAACCTGTTCGCGAAGGCTCACCATTGGCGGATGTGCGTGCGCTCATCATGAGCGCGCCGCCCCCCGCGACAGAACCTGGTAAACAGGTCCGCGAAGCCCTGCTCGGAATGGGCCGGGAAGGGGATTTCGGGCGTCTGGGCGAGGCTGCAGAGTGGCTTGCGAACTGGCAGAACCGGTATCCGCCGCGCATCGAAAAACCAACACTTGCCATTTTTGCAGGCTCTCACGGCATTGTTGAGGAAGGCGTTTCCATGTCTTCCAACAGCGATACGCAGGCACATGTGGATGCACTCAGGGAAGGACGCGCGCCGCTTTCGGCCATCGCGACACAGGCTGGAGCTTCCATTCGGGTCTTTGAACTAGCTCTGGACAAGCCGACGCCGAGCATCGCCGAAACGGCTGCCATGTCCGAAAAAGAGTGCGCGGCGACCATCGCCTATGGTTTCGAGGCGACGGAAGACCATCCTGATCTGCTGGCGCTCGCGGTGGCGGGTGCGGGTGTGGGGACAGCTGCCGCGGCCGTTGCCTGCGCGCTGTATGGCGGGTCGCCTGACTACTGGGTCCGCCCCAGCAGCCAGACGACAGCAACCCTTGCCCGCAAGCGGATCGATCTCGTCAGCCGGGCGCTGACCCTGCACCGCGGTCACCTGTCGGATCCGCTGGAAGCGCTGCGCTGCCTTGGCGGGCGGGAGCTTGCAGCGTGCGTCGGGGCCATCATCGCGGCGCGGCATCAGGGAATTCCCGTCGTTCTGGACGGTTTCGCAACAACGATCGCCGCGGGTGTGGTGCATGCCATCGACCCGAAAGCAATCAGCCATTGCCTGGCGTCGCACATCACGCGCCGGCCGGCACATGAGGCTGCGCTGGAGCGGTTGGGTCTGAAACCACTCATGCAGATGGAGTTCCAAACAGGGGGCGGCCTGGGATCAGCCTCGGCCATTGGCTTGCTGAAAACGGCCTGCGCGCCCTTCATCGCAGAGCCGGCATCGACCTGA
- a CDS encoding acyl-CoA dehydrogenase family protein translates to MNLEFTPEEIEFRKEVRAFIEENYPKELVGTGTREDLSREQFLAWHKILGKKGWSVPAWPEKYGGTGWTSTQKYIWGEENARMDAIMPLPFGVSMVGPVIYTFGNEEQKAKHLPGIRSGDVWWCQGYSEPGAGSDLASVKTTAVRDGDHYVINGQKTWTTLAQHADWGFFLCRTDPNAKAQEGISFILVDMKTPGIEVRPIKLIDGTHEVNETWLTDVRVPVENLVGEENKGWTYAKFLLAHERSGIAGVARSKRGIERLRDIATQETVDGTPLIETPEFARKISQLEIDLTALEFTELRTLASEAAGKGPGPESSILKVKGTEVQQRLTELTLEAVNHYGAPYAYGMEATGNGAGIGPDYADFAAETYFNMRKTSIYGGSNEIQRNIITKMILGL, encoded by the coding sequence ATGAATCTGGAGTTTACACCGGAAGAGATCGAATTCCGTAAGGAAGTTCGGGCCTTCATTGAAGAGAATTATCCCAAGGAGCTGGTTGGAACCGGCACACGCGAGGATCTGAGCCGCGAGCAATTCCTCGCCTGGCACAAAATCCTCGGCAAAAAAGGCTGGTCCGTTCCGGCATGGCCGGAGAAATACGGCGGCACAGGCTGGACCTCGACCCAGAAATATATCTGGGGTGAAGAGAATGCGCGCATGGATGCAATCATGCCGCTGCCGTTCGGCGTCTCCATGGTTGGCCCGGTGATCTACACCTTCGGCAATGAAGAACAAAAGGCAAAGCACCTGCCGGGCATTCGCTCGGGCGATGTCTGGTGGTGCCAGGGTTATTCCGAGCCGGGCGCAGGGTCGGACCTCGCAAGCGTGAAGACCACAGCCGTCCGCGATGGCGACCATTACGTCATCAATGGCCAGAAAACCTGGACCACGCTGGCCCAGCATGCCGATTGGGGCTTCTTTCTGTGCCGGACGGACCCGAACGCGAAAGCCCAGGAAGGCATTTCGTTTATCCTCGTCGACATGAAGACGCCGGGCATTGAAGTGCGCCCGATCAAGCTGATCGACGGTACGCATGAAGTGAACGAGACCTGGCTGACGGATGTCCGCGTTCCGGTCGAGAACCTTGTCGGCGAAGAGAACAAGGGCTGGACCTATGCCAAGTTCCTGCTCGCGCACGAACGTTCCGGTATCGCCGGCGTTGCCCGCTCCAAGCGCGGCATCGAACGCCTTCGTGACATCGCCACTCAGGAAACCGTTGACGGTACACCTTTGATCGAAACGCCGGAATTCGCGCGCAAGATCAGCCAGCTTGAGATCGATCTGACCGCGCTCGAATTCACCGAGCTTCGTACGCTCGCGTCCGAAGCGGCTGGCAAAGGGCCGGGACCGGAAAGTTCCATCCTGAAAGTGAAGGGTACCGAGGTGCAGCAGCGCCTGACGGAACTCACGCTGGAAGCCGTCAATCATTACGGCGCGCCGTACGCTTATGGCATGGAAGCCACCGGCAATGGCGCTGGCATCGGTCCGGACTATGCGGACTTTGCGGCCGAGACGTATTTCAACATGCGGAAGACGTCGATCTATGGCGGCTCCAACGAAATTCAGCGCAACATCATCACGAAAATGATCCTGGGCCTTTAA
- a CDS encoding acyl-CoA dehydrogenase family protein: MDFNFTEEQGMLRDSLAKMIRDQYDFETRRKVVASAEGWRKDMWMQFAELGLMMAPFSEEDGGLGGGPIDAMVVMEEFGKGLVVEPYVPSVVCGGGFIKRGTDAQKEEYLTGIMSGETIFAFAYAEPRGRYNLADLETTAKKDGEGFVINGHKAVVLGAPWATHLIVTARTSGDRRDKNGVTVFVVEKSAPGITTRDYPTVDGRRASEVYFENVAVGAEAVIGEVDNGLPLIELVSDEAIAALCAEACGAMKVAHEMTVEYSRQRKQFGTPIGKFQVLQHRMVDMFMEYEQSVSMTYMATLKLGDDEVTRKKAASAAKVRIGQGGRFVGQQSIQIHGGMGMTDELAVGHYFKRLTMIDSEFGNVDHHLKRYTELSAADVPAAAE, translated from the coding sequence ATGGATTTCAATTTCACTGAAGAACAGGGAATGCTTCGCGATAGCCTCGCGAAGATGATCCGCGACCAGTACGACTTCGAAACCCGCCGCAAGGTGGTTGCTTCGGCTGAAGGCTGGCGCAAGGACATGTGGATGCAATTCGCCGAACTGGGCCTGATGATGGCGCCGTTCAGCGAAGAAGACGGCGGCCTTGGCGGCGGTCCGATCGATGCGATGGTCGTCATGGAAGAGTTCGGCAAAGGCCTCGTGGTCGAGCCGTACGTGCCGAGCGTTGTTTGTGGCGGTGGCTTCATCAAGCGCGGCACCGACGCGCAGAAGGAAGAGTACCTCACAGGCATCATGTCCGGCGAAACAATCTTCGCCTTCGCCTATGCTGAGCCGCGCGGCCGCTACAATCTGGCTGATCTCGAAACCACCGCCAAGAAAGATGGCGAGGGCTTTGTGATCAACGGCCACAAGGCCGTGGTTCTCGGTGCGCCGTGGGCCACTCACCTGATCGTCACCGCGCGGACGTCCGGCGATCGCCGTGACAAAAACGGCGTGACGGTCTTCGTTGTCGAGAAGTCGGCACCGGGCATTACGACGCGTGACTACCCGACGGTCGATGGCCGCCGGGCATCGGAAGTGTACTTCGAAAACGTCGCTGTTGGTGCAGAAGCCGTGATCGGTGAGGTCGACAACGGCCTGCCGCTGATCGAACTCGTTTCCGATGAAGCCATCGCTGCGCTCTGCGCCGAGGCCTGCGGTGCGATGAAAGTCGCCCATGAGATGACGGTCGAGTATTCGCGCCAGCGTAAGCAGTTCGGTACGCCGATCGGCAAGTTCCAGGTGCTGCAGCACCGCATGGTCGACATGTTCATGGAATATGAGCAGTCAGTTTCCATGACCTATATGGCCACGCTGAAGCTGGGTGACGATGAAGTGACCCGCAAGAAAGCGGCTTCCGCTGCCAAGGTTCGCATCGGTCAGGGCGGCCGCTTCGTGGGCCAGCAGTCGATCCAGATCCATGGCGGCATGGGCATGACGGACGAACTGGCTGTCGGCCACTACTTCAAGCGCTTGACCATGATCGACTCCGAGTTCGGCAATGTCGATCATCACCTGAAGCGTTACACGGAACTCTCTGCGGCAGACGTTCCGGCCGCGGCTGAATAA
- a CDS encoding glycosyltransferase family 4 protein, with protein sequence MTDAPKTLTLLVQRQLDAITTGNGAFLETFLRTAKAAGFRVRVVFAPWHAFGNRPFASVHPRLRALIDEIVWDGTMEAGGRYWSLSPRIWTRFAIRLVHEVMRRAGLKVQWRNYFGRPMPPGEVRAMARAADREPSDLTIAEYSSVGPVLDHLQQPTRKGVFVHDVLWMRAHRYREKALAFDFYETSEAEECDWVKAADFFVHASANEMELFPPQFPEAHKVWLRPVPPEFGTLPADGKAEVVFLGTTHAGNVDALNHFLKDIWPIILKRQPDAVLKVAGSVGDAIEPSLKKSPNMTLLGRVEKLEDIGGSHAVGIAPTRLATGVSIKVAEYLMLGMPVVAYPLAMEGFGGRLDGMVEIADTPAMFADTIIRLLNDKVEREKLSDGAPARTREILSNQEVADFLTRQASLKPA encoded by the coding sequence ATGACCGACGCCCCCAAGACACTGACTCTTCTGGTGCAGCGCCAGCTCGACGCCATTACCACTGGTAATGGGGCTTTCCTCGAAACCTTTCTGCGGACGGCGAAAGCGGCGGGTTTCCGCGTCCGGGTCGTCTTCGCGCCCTGGCACGCCTTCGGAAACCGTCCGTTTGCTTCAGTGCATCCAAGATTGCGCGCCCTGATCGATGAGATTGTCTGGGACGGCACGATGGAGGCCGGTGGACGCTACTGGTCATTGTCACCGCGCATCTGGACCCGTTTTGCCATCCGTCTGGTGCATGAGGTCATGCGGCGCGCCGGTCTGAAAGTGCAATGGCGAAATTATTTCGGCCGCCCCATGCCGCCCGGTGAAGTGCGCGCCATGGCCCGGGCTGCCGACCGTGAGCCCAGTGACCTGACCATTGCCGAATACAGCTCCGTTGGCCCTGTTCTGGATCACTTGCAGCAACCCACCCGTAAAGGTGTGTTCGTGCACGATGTGCTCTGGATGCGCGCCCACCGCTATCGCGAGAAAGCGCTCGCCTTCGATTTCTATGAAACCAGCGAAGCCGAAGAGTGCGATTGGGTAAAGGCGGCTGACTTTTTCGTCCACGCCTCGGCCAATGAAATGGAGCTTTTTCCGCCTCAGTTTCCGGAGGCGCATAAGGTCTGGCTGCGTCCCGTCCCGCCTGAATTCGGTACCTTGCCCGCCGATGGCAAAGCCGAAGTGGTGTTTCTTGGGACCACACATGCAGGGAATGTGGATGCGCTCAACCATTTCCTGAAGGACATCTGGCCCATCATTCTGAAACGCCAGCCTGACGCCGTGCTGAAAGTTGCCGGAAGCGTAGGGGACGCGATCGAACCGTCCCTAAAGAAATCTCCAAACATGACGCTTCTGGGCCGGGTCGAAAAACTGGAAGACATCGGTGGATCACATGCCGTAGGCATCGCACCGACGCGGTTGGCGACAGGGGTCAGCATCAAAGTTGCCGAATACCTGATGCTCGGCATGCCAGTCGTCGCCTACCCGTTGGCAATGGAGGGCTTCGGCGGCCGGCTTGATGGCATGGTCGAAATTGCCGACACGCCCGCCATGTTTGCAGACACCATCATCCGCCTGCTGAATGACAAGGTAGAGCGCGAAAAACTTTCCGATGGCGCCCCGGCCCGCACGCGGGAAATTCTGTCGAACCAGGAAGTCGCAGATTTCCTCACCAGACAGGCATCCCTGAAACCTGCATGA
- a CDS encoding PilZ domain-containing protein: MTAIAPRRSYQRHRTARKTRLRPNGYGTWIRASMVDWSAAGVSLTGPVDDVPLGPAILAVSPVDGTDDIHLSCLVVWQKEDKVGLKLLGPVNH, encoded by the coding sequence ATGACTGCAATCGCCCCCCGCCGGAGCTATCAGCGGCATCGCACCGCTCGCAAAACCCGTTTGAGACCGAACGGCTACGGAACCTGGATACGCGCCTCGATGGTGGATTGGTCTGCTGCAGGTGTCAGCCTGACAGGGCCGGTTGACGACGTTCCGCTTGGCCCCGCCATTCTGGCTGTTTCACCTGTGGACGGCACCGACGACATCCACCTCTCCTGCCTTGTCGTCTGGCAGAAAGAAGACAAAGTCGGGCTCAAATTGCTCGGGCCTGTAAACCATTGA
- a CDS encoding NAD(P)/FAD-dependent oxidoreductase, which produces METEAIVIGAGAVGLACAAALARSGRETLVLESAEGIGTGTSARNSEVIHAGLYYPTGSLRHRMCVSGRRKLYQWLSQRGVPYRKTGKLIVGTSDAQIPRMEALFEQGQRNDVEGLHFLTGAEAIALEPELTCTAAVLSAETGILDSHAYMLSLQGDLEDHGGTVVIGAPVNRVEILSNGRFRLDVGGAEPTSITTPVLVNSAGLHAVRIARNMTGYASDLIPFFTLAKGNYFSCLTKPAFQRLIYPAPVEGGLGVHITLDLAGRMRFGPDVEWLGHDDPDRIDYQVDLRRADQFYESVRKYWPGLPDNAIATDYSGCRPKLSAPGEPAADFRIDGPDIHGHPGLVHLFGIESPGLTSSLAIADEVAGLLSERI; this is translated from the coding sequence ATGGAAACCGAAGCCATCGTCATCGGGGCTGGCGCGGTCGGGCTGGCCTGCGCTGCAGCCCTTGCCAGATCCGGACGTGAAACACTCGTTCTTGAAAGCGCGGAAGGGATCGGCACAGGCACGTCGGCACGCAACAGCGAAGTGATCCATGCAGGGCTCTACTACCCAACCGGTTCTCTACGTCACCGGATGTGTGTCAGCGGCCGCCGGAAACTCTACCAGTGGCTATCGCAACGCGGGGTGCCTTACCGGAAAACAGGCAAGCTGATCGTTGGAACATCGGACGCGCAGATCCCGCGCATGGAAGCCCTGTTTGAACAGGGCCAGCGCAACGATGTTGAGGGCCTGCATTTCCTTACAGGGGCCGAAGCCATTGCGCTGGAACCCGAGCTGACCTGCACAGCCGCCGTATTGTCAGCAGAAACAGGCATTCTCGACAGCCACGCCTACATGCTTTCCCTGCAGGGAGACCTGGAAGACCATGGCGGTACCGTCGTCATCGGCGCGCCGGTCAACCGCGTCGAAATACTATCGAATGGACGCTTCCGCCTGGATGTGGGCGGAGCAGAACCAACCAGCATCACCACTCCCGTCCTCGTGAACAGCGCTGGCCTTCACGCCGTCCGCATTGCTCGCAACATGACCGGCTACGCATCTGATCTCATTCCATTTTTTACGCTGGCAAAAGGGAATTACTTCAGCTGCCTCACCAAACCGGCTTTTCAGCGCCTGATTTATCCGGCGCCGGTAGAAGGCGGGCTTGGCGTACATATCACCCTCGACCTTGCCGGACGCATGCGTTTCGGGCCGGACGTGGAGTGGCTGGGCCACGACGATCCGGACAGGATCGACTACCAGGTCGACCTCCGCCGGGCGGATCAGTTCTATGAATCCGTCCGCAAGTATTGGCCCGGTTTGCCGGATAACGCGATCGCAACAGACTATTCCGGATGCCGGCCAAAACTCTCCGCTCCGGGAGAGCCGGCAGCAGACTTCCGGATCGATGGACCGGACATCCACGGCCATCCCGGACTGGTGCACTTATTCGGCATTGAGTCCCCTGGCCTGACCAGTTCCCTTGCCATCGCAGACGAGGTTGCGGGCCTTCTTTCAGAACGCATCTGA
- a CDS encoding glycosyltransferase family 2 protein, translated as MTYDETKVAIIIPLYNDEANIARALESAVAQKAPEGIRFDVIVVDDGSRDSGPEIAEDYARRFENVTFVRMNQNGGPAAARNRALKGTDAGWFTPFDSDDIMLPERVASLLAKAREGDLDIVADNLLISSTREPETVIRHLWPGKPGGDVPLTTELFVSRSYAAETERSELGFLKPLIRRRAVKCGAEPYQPGLRFGEDFELYARLLADGAKAVLTDPEGYLFVVRDGSASHRQGADDHRKLAMMGRAFLKRDGLAPAEREAFTGFTRYCEQEWAAWTAIEAIRAKRPAGLVRALTISGPASWHVARNLMRAFGGKISGKGHQVGKSA; from the coding sequence ATGACGTATGACGAGACCAAGGTCGCGATCATAATTCCGCTCTATAATGACGAAGCGAATATTGCGCGTGCGCTCGAAAGTGCCGTCGCGCAGAAAGCGCCTGAAGGCATCCGTTTTGACGTGATCGTGGTCGATGACGGGTCTCGGGATTCCGGTCCCGAGATCGCAGAAGATTATGCCCGCAGGTTCGAAAACGTCACCTTCGTGCGTATGAATCAGAATGGTGGCCCGGCGGCAGCGCGGAACCGGGCGCTGAAAGGGACCGACGCTGGCTGGTTCACACCGTTCGACAGCGACGACATTATGCTGCCCGAAAGGGTCGCCAGCCTGCTCGCAAAAGCCCGGGAAGGCGATCTTGATATTGTCGCGGACAATCTGCTGATAAGTTCCACCCGGGAGCCGGAGACGGTGATACGTCATCTCTGGCCGGGTAAGCCGGGGGGCGATGTACCGCTGACCACGGAGCTTTTCGTCAGCCGGTCTTATGCGGCGGAGACCGAGCGGTCCGAGCTTGGCTTTCTGAAGCCATTAATCCGCCGCCGCGCCGTCAAATGCGGGGCAGAACCCTACCAGCCCGGTCTCCGGTTTGGCGAAGACTTCGAACTTTATGCCCGCCTGCTGGCGGATGGCGCGAAAGCGGTTCTGACCGACCCGGAAGGCTATTTGTTCGTTGTCCGTGACGGCTCGGCCTCGCACCGGCAAGGCGCCGACGATCACCGCAAGCTGGCCATGATGGGCCGGGCCTTCCTGAAGCGGGACGGGCTTGCACCGGCAGAGCGCGAAGCGTTTACGGGATTTACGCGCTATTGCGAACAGGAGTGGGCGGCCTGGACCGCCATAGAGGCCATTCGTGCAAAGCGGCCTGCGGGCCTGGTCCGGGCGCTCACCATATCGGGGCCGGCAAGCTGGCACGTCGCGCGCAATCTGATGAGAGCGTTTGGCGGCAAGATTTCCGGCAAGGGGCACCAGGTAGGAAAATCGGCCTGA
- a CDS encoding outer membrane beta-barrel protein yields the protein MNHLKSLCLLTVAGSSLIAGTAAAQGQGADNYYSRNKYEAVKDRQQPAFDPEPIRLGTFLVDATGLVGLTYNSNVYAQNNNEKSDVIVRIGGEVVGRTNWAVHEVGFDVSAYQNEYLDLSDESAPTFHAGLRGRLDVTRDFSLGARVFADKAVEQRYEPAGLGGLEKPIEYTVAGGEVSADYTNDRFRWNNAVGVTSYDYKDGRIIGTGAEADQDFRDRDNTYARTRLSYAISPDLAVYTQGTLHDEAYNSTQIVGGLPRKRDSEGYTVAAGVDFELQSLIRGDVAVGYLNEDKKDDYFADVDGLSLDARIQWFPSRLTTVTFLGSRRVSDTGVFTSPSALATTYRAEIDHELRRNLILSAHAGFTDYDYQEIDRTDEMSNIGVAAKYKMNKRLHIDLFARHLAWDSSGADVAFVPSYGIDLIGVELRFHP from the coding sequence ATGAACCACCTGAAAAGTCTTTGTCTTCTTACGGTTGCCGGCAGCAGCCTCATTGCTGGAACAGCTGCCGCGCAAGGGCAGGGCGCCGACAATTATTACAGCAGAAACAAGTATGAAGCGGTCAAAGACCGCCAGCAGCCGGCATTCGATCCGGAGCCTATTCGTCTGGGGACTTTCCTTGTCGACGCGACCGGCCTGGTTGGTTTGACCTACAATTCGAACGTTTACGCTCAGAACAATAACGAGAAATCCGATGTGATCGTCCGGATCGGCGGCGAAGTTGTCGGGCGGACGAACTGGGCGGTTCACGAAGTCGGCTTCGATGTGTCGGCCTATCAGAACGAATATCTGGATCTGTCCGATGAGTCGGCGCCGACGTTTCATGCCGGCCTTCGCGGCCGCCTGGATGTGACCCGCGACTTCTCGCTGGGCGCCCGTGTGTTCGCCGATAAAGCTGTGGAACAGCGCTATGAGCCGGCCGGCCTTGGCGGTCTGGAAAAGCCGATCGAGTACACGGTAGCGGGCGGCGAAGTCAGCGCCGACTACACCAATGACCGGTTCCGCTGGAACAACGCGGTCGGTGTGACGTCCTATGACTATAAAGATGGCCGGATCATCGGCACGGGCGCGGAAGCCGATCAGGATTTCCGTGACCGCGATAATACCTACGCCCGGACCCGTCTGTCCTACGCTATTTCACCGGATCTGGCGGTCTACACGCAGGGCACGTTGCACGACGAAGCCTACAACTCGACGCAGATCGTCGGCGGTTTGCCGCGCAAGCGTGACTCCGAAGGCTACACGGTTGCAGCCGGTGTCGATTTTGAGCTTCAGTCCCTGATCCGCGGTGATGTGGCGGTTGGCTATCTCAATGAAGACAAGAAGGACGACTATTTCGCGGACGTCGACGGCCTGTCGCTTGATGCGCGCATCCAATGGTTCCCGTCGCGCCTGACCACGGTTACCTTCCTTGGCAGCCGCCGGGTTTCGGACACTGGCGTCTTCACGTCGCCGAGCGCCCTGGCCACGACCTATCGCGCCGAAATCGATCACGAGCTTCGCCGGAACCTTATCCTGTCCGCTCATGCCGGGTTCACCGACTATGACTATCAGGAAATCGACCGGACCGACGAGATGTCGAACATCGGCGTGGCCGCGAAGTACAAGATGAACAAGCGCCTGCACATTGATCTCTTCGCGCGGCACCTGGCCTGGGATTCCAGCGGTGCCGACGTGGCGTTTGTACCGTCTTACGGAATCGATCTGATCGGGGTGGAGCTTCGCTTCCATCCCTAA